From the genome of Taeniopygia guttata chromosome 31, bTaeGut7.mat, whole genome shotgun sequence, one region includes:
- the LOC140681067 gene encoding uncharacterized protein gives MDAVARIVGSPDVSQALRAHHWPDGSRVIDIENIKEPRKPFHLCTVGEQVLAPALDSEQKEFSTERSSLPTELKGILEKKLLEDRQLLEKLKEEPAVHSMMPSPPKKSRKTFPKWTSGNASRKYPSDRNSPAKPLLRVAEASLPRDASSSSIKDRRVLGSVAGSPCSLAAPPHPASAFTPPSTFITTAIPGPGTSQSEEDRAGPAARDYVALPMKRKPDGILSPCQQQICLNSREERKIDALQEMDGFERVHKNVSPGEMERVEKMEQLERMVLDLQQDVLSLKKKVQRLESLSFQEEPHQQPCEVVELFNGYTKEQLKETIRFDQKISTACKTLLYKLFTSDYIQSHSITGRRGNTFREAKPMMDERCIKIIRVLLKQKFGDHLSDTVITEKIQNVQKALRQKFKTECL, from the exons gtggGCAGCCCTGATGTCAGCCAAGCTCTACGTGCTCATCACTGGCCCGACGGCAGCCGGGTTATCGACATCGAGAACATCAAGGAGCCCCGCAAGCCCTTCCACCTCTGCACTGTGGGGGAGCAGGTCCTGGCCCCTGCCCTGGATTca gagcagaaGGAGTTTAGTACTGAAAGATCTTCTCTTCCTACAGAGCTCAAAGGTATTTTGgagaagaagctgctggaagatcgacagctcctggagaagtTAA AAGAAGAACCAGCTGTCCACAGCATGATGCCatccccaccaaaaaaatccaggaaaacctTTCCAAAATGGACCTCAGGGAATGCATCCAGGAAATACCCCAGTGACAGGAACTCTCCTGCAAAGCCACTGCTGAGGGTGGCTGAGGCCAGCCTGCCCCgtgatgccagcagctcctccatcaAGGACAGGCGTGTCCTGGGAAGCGTGGCAGGGAGTCCCTGCTCACTGGCAGCTCCCCCCCACCCAGCCAGTGCCTTCACACCTCCATCCACCTTCATCACCACGGCCATTCCAGGGCCAGGGACTTCCCAGAGTGAAGAGGACAGGGCTGGTCCAGCTGCCAGAG ATTATGTTGCCCTTCCAATGAAGAGGAAGCCAGATGGCATCTTGTCCCCGTGCCAACAGCAGATCTGTCTGAACAG CCGTGAGGAGCGCAAGATTGATGCTTTGCAAGAGATGGATGGCTTTGAAAGGGTTCACAAAAATGTCAGTCCTGGTGAGATGGAAAG GGTGGAGAagatggagcagctggaaaggaTGGTGTTGGACCTCCAACAGGACGTCCTCTCTCTGAAGAAGAAGGTGCAGAGGCTGGAATCCCTGTCCTTCCAGGAGGAGCCCCACCAACAGCCGTGTGAGGTGGTGGAGCTCTTCAACGGCTACACCAAGGAGCAGCTCAAAGAGACCATCAGGTTTGACCAGAAAATCAGCACAGCCTGCAAGACTCTGCTCTACAAACTCTTCACCTCTGACTACATCCAGAGCCACTCCATCACAGGGCGCAGGGGCAACACCTTCCGGGAGGCCAAGCCCATGATGGACGAACGCTGCATCAAAATCATCCGggtgctgctgaagcagaagTTTGGGGATCACCTCAGTGACACCGTGATCACAGAGAAGATCCAGAACGTGCAGAAAGCCCTGAGGCAGAAGTTTAAGACAGAATGTCTCTGA